Below is a genomic region from Fulvia fulva chromosome 5, complete sequence.
CACATTCACGTTCAATCCACCGACCACCCGTTCTAATGCGATGCGCGTGGTTCGGGCGCTGCAACTCAGCAAGCCTGTCATGCTTGAAGGCAGTCCTGGCGTAGGCAAGACCACTCTAGTCGCTGCTATCGCAAAGGCAGTCAACATGCCACTAACACGCATCAACTTGTCAGACCAGACTGATCTACTCGATCTCTTCGGCTCTGATGCGCCAGTCGAAGGAGCTCAGACTGGCACTTTCGTCTGGCGCGATGCCCCTTTCCTCCGAGCCATGAAGAACGGAGAATGGGTCTTGCTCGACGAGATGAACCTTGCCTCTCAATCTGTACTGGAAGGCCTCAATGCCTGTTTAGATCATCGAGGCGAGGTCTACATACCGGAACTGGGCCAAAGCTTTACTCGACACCAGAACTTCCGGCTTTTTGCTGCACAGAACCCACATCACCAAGGTGGAGGGCGCAAGGGCCTTCCTGCTTCGTTTGTCAATCGCTTCACAGTCGTCTATGCGGAGTCTCTGCGGCATGACGACCTCTTGCTGATCTGTGGAGGCAAATTTCCAGACCTTGACCGGCAATATCTTCAACAAGCTGTGGCGTTCACTACCAGGCTGAACGAGGAGGTTAGTCACAGGAAGACCTTCGGCGCCAGTGGTGGTCCATGGGAGTTTAACTTGCGCGATATCGAACGCTGGCTAACGCTCGCCTCTTCGAGTCGGGATCTGCTACGAGCTGGAACTTTTAAGGACTTCATCACTTCGCTCTTCTTACAGCGCTTTCGCAGCGCGTCTGACCAATCGCGCGTGACAGCTATCTTCAGTGACATCTTTGGCGCGGCGGTACAACAAGCCGATTTGTTCTGCAACATGTCGCCACAAACACTGCAGGTCGGTCTTGGCCTTCTTCCTCGCAACGACCTCACTGCAACGCCTCAAGACCTTTGGCTTCGCTCTCTGGCGCCAAACGCATGCACTCTTGAGATACTGCAAACTATCATGTTGTCGGTTCAGCAAAGCTGGCCGGTGGTGTTAGTAGGCTCTTCAGGCAGTGGCAAGACCAAGCTGATCGAGCGACTGGCTGCTTGTGTCGGTGCCGATGTGCTCACACTCGGCATGAGTGCTGAGACAGATGCATTAGATCTGATAGGAGGCTACGAGCAGGCCGACCCTCATCGACAGGCGTCGCAGGCTTTGCGCTCGATACATGGGAAGATCGAATCGCACTGCAAAGCATTAACGTCCGCAGGCCGACCAGACGAATCAGCGACAGTCCTATCAGCGTCGTTGCTGCTGGAGTCAGGAAAGTCAGCGACCCACGAAGAGCTCCTACATCACCTACCGGCGGCATTGAGTGACAACTTGCGCTCCGATCTGCGCCAATTGACTGACAGTACCAAAGCTATCGACAAAGCACGCTTTGAATGGATCGACGGTCCACTCGTCGATGTGCTACAAGAGGGCAAGTGGCTCATTCTAGATAATGCTAACCTTTGCAGTCCTTCCGTGCTGGACAGATTGAACTCACTTCTAGAACCCGACGGCGAGCTCATAATCAACGAGCATTGCGACGTTGACGGCCAGGCTCGGGTCCTCCGACCACATCCCAACTTCAGGATCTTCCTCACAGTCGATCCCAAGATGGGCGAGCTATCGCGAGCCATGCGCAACCGCGCTGTCGAGCTCTGTCTGGTGACTGAGCACACCTATAGCCCACGGGAGCTGGCAAACACAGATGGCTTGGACTGCGAGTCCACGATGGCTAGATTTCGTGCCGTCAAGACTGCTGGTCTCGATCAAGCTACACACGGACCCATCCGTGACCATTTGAGCTCGAGAGACGAAATTCTTGTACCCGCGTTGGAGCAACAGCTCCGTGACGGGCTCTTCGCTGGCTCTGACGGGACCATCATTCAGCTGCCCTACGTTGACGCCTCGAGCCAGGCTGAAGGTCAACTGCAATCCTACTACGGCGAAGCGATAAGCCACCTGCAGGTGCCTGCTGACTATGCTTGTGTACAGGTCAGTCGCCCAGCTTTCCCTGTAAGTATCAATGCTGACGGTAAGCCTTTCTTCCAGACCCTTCACCCTCTCAATAATCAACCGCTTGTGCAACATTCTCAACAGGCGTTTGCTGTTGCTCTGTCGTTGGCAGCAAAATATGACACTACCAGTCTCTATAACACcagctacgaagccttcaACAAGCTTCGCATGGATCGCAAGAGTACAGAGCGTCTAGCACGACTTTGGCGCTCGTTGTACCAAGGACAAAGCAGCTCGAGCAAAGCTAAGAATAATGCGGTCATCGATGCCATACAGCATATGCTTGAGCCTGTCGAACTGTACCTGCAACAGAAGGTTGAGCCAAGTGATGCTGTAGAGCTATCAAGCCTGAAGGCCGTCATCGTCAAGATGCTGTCCTTTGTGCAGGTCTTCACACAGGCAGTGGGTTTGGATGGACTGGACCACGCTTTCCTCACAGCATGCCTCATCGCTGGAAAAGACATCTACAGTCACGCAAAAGGCAGTCTATCTGCTACAGCTGCAGATCTACTCGAAGCCTTTGCTTCAGCCATTTCTCGGCTCACAAGCACGACGGAGGGTAGCAAGGGCCAGGGCTACGACATCTTATGGCAGACCATGAGACCCGACATGCCCGTCAGTAACGATGGGTTACAAGCCATGCTTCGCTTTGAAGCAGTCGTCGAGCGCTTCGACAATGCCATGGCAACCTTTCAGCTTCCTCTTGAGCAGATCGTGGAATTACGACAAGCGTTCTGTCAAACGCTGGCTCTAGGCTCACGTGCAGAGAACGATCTGGATGACCTCGCAGCAAAGGCAACGGCCGTCATGCCGGCCGACACAGCCGATCAGGATAACGATCATGGTACTCGTGGACGTCCACATTTCGCGAGCAGTTTTGAAAAAATCTGTCAACATCTTGCGCTGCTCTCCATGCGAGAGCCACTTCCATCAGCAATTGAAATCACTGCACTAGAAGCGCTTGCTCTCAGAAAGACCAAGGATTCTTTCGGGGTTCTGCAGAACATGACTGCTGTTCAGCGTACACTGCGCCTGCTCCGGTTGAGCTCGAATCATTCAGCATCATCTGATACCGCCGGCACGCTGTCCAGGGAAGTATTGCACAGCCTATCTCGCACAAAGTCTGTGGATCTACGGAACATGGCTCTGCTTGAGGACGAGGCGAAGCATCTTGGTCGCTCACTTGCGTCACAAGCACACCGACTCCAGGTCGACAGCGTGCCGATCCTCGGCGCCTGTCTTCGTCACCTCGTATCGTACGCGCGACTACAGAACCTCGAGTTACCTGCTAGTCTGTCGGTAGACTTCGAAAGCGAGAGTGCTCTCCAGCAATCACAGGCATGGACAGCCTTCGCGCTAGCTTGTCTCGACCACTTCATACCAGAGCAACTTTTCGATCCTGTCCAGGTAGCAGAAATCCGCAGTTCTGTGCACCACCAAGCCCAGAACTACCTGCAAACAAATCTCGCTGCCCTGCGTCAATTCAGACTGCTATGGACCGGCAAAGGCGATTCTCTACGAGCACGCGTCCTCCAAGACGATCTTGAGGCGTTGGGACCAGGTCCACAGACGATTCAGATATGCAGGCCGCAGACTTCAAAACTGTCACAGTTGCATAGCGAATTCCAAGCGCTGTTGCGTGTCGTGCAAGGATTGTGTCAACGTGGTGAGCTGCTCACTACCGAACCAGACCTTTGGCAGAATCTGCTAGTCATCAGAATCCGGCTCTCAGAACAATACCGACCTTATGCGGATCTCACCACTCCAGTATGCGGATTCATCGACTGTTTGCTGGTGGCTCGACGACTCAAGTCAGTCGCGGAGAACGAGACACCTGCTGGAAGTGGAGATGCATCGCTGGACAGCATTGTGCCTCTCGTCAATGCTATCTTCCCTCTGCATATGTCAGATGAGCATTTTCTGAAGGTCCGCGAAGCTCATCCGTCGCGCCAAGAGCAGCTGTTCTGGCTCGCTGCCGTGGGCGTACGGTCCGGTGTTGCATCCCTTTCTCGAGCTTCTCCTGCAATGCAAGTTGCCGTCGAAAACGCATTCGGAGACTTCTACAGAGCTTGGAAGATCGAGCTTGGCTCTGAGCAGAGGCTCAACGCTGCAAAGTCGAGCTTGTTCAAGTACCGTGGTGGCGACGATGACCAAGATGAGGTTGAGCAGGCGCAGCTCAACGAGTTGTTTCCAACCTACGAAGACGGCGACAATGGTACGCATCAGGCAGCGCCCGACTCTGGGACGAGGAAAGCTCAAGATGTGGCTCCACGATTGGCTGAGCTGTATCATGCTGTTTATCATGCGAGTGGAACATCGCCAGAAAAGCTCTTCGCCCTGCTTGATGATTTTGCTGCAATTGCGGCGTCGATGCCATCGAAATCAAGCCACACCAAGGACTTTACGGCAGTCTTGTGCGGCTTACGACGACTTGCCGCCAAGCTTGCACCTACAGAAGAGCAGTCACGCAAAGCAAACGTCTACACGGAAGCGAACATCCAACAGAGCAGAGTCCTGGTGAGGATCGTCCATAAGCTGCAGCACCGCTTCGGTACTATCAACAAAGCGTGGCCGGAGCACGCGACGCCGATGGAAGTGTTGCGAGCATGTGATCAGATCCTTACTCTCGGCCATGCTGAGCCTCTTATGCGCTACTTGCCCTCAGTCGAGAAGCTGCATGCCACTGTGAACGAGTGGCAGAAGGTGGCAAGCTCTGAATTTTCCGCAGCCACTCTGCTCGAGGAGATTACCAATTTGATCATCAGCTGGCGCAAGCTTGAGCTTTCAACCTGGCATAGGATGTTCGGATACGAAGATGAGCAATGCCAACGAACTGCCGCCTCGTGGTGGTTCGTTGCGTTTGAAGCAATTATAGTGGCTTCAGAGTATGCAGCTCAGAGGCCGGGAGCCTTGGGTCAATTCACCCACGATCTGGTTCAGACACTTGGCGACTTCCTCACAAATTGTGGCCTAGGAGAGTACAGCGTTCGTCTGCGTCTGTTACGAGACTTTGAAGCTGCCCTCGCTATTCGTGCAATGCACGAGCCCGGCTTCGCTCGAGTTCGAGAAGCAATCGCTAACCTCATATCTTTCTACGCTCGCTTCGAGACCACAGTGGCAGAGCAGCTAAGCCAGCGACGTGCGAAGCTCGAGAAAGATATCCAGAATGCTGTCCTGGTAGCAAGTTGGAAAGATACGAACATCCTGACAATGAAGAAGAGCGCGAAGGCTTCGCACAACAAGCTGTTCAGAGTTGTGAGGAAGTATCGACAGCTTCTGGCTGACCCTGTCACGTCCATTGTGCAGGCCGACTTCATCATGGTGAAGTTTGAGACATCAGAGACCCAGGCCTCGCAAGTACTTGACTGGAACACTGATAAGCCTGGAGCAGCGCCTCTTGCCCAGCCATGGCTCAATTCGTATGCTGAGCTGCTCAGCAAGCCCGAGATAATCGCTCAAGAATTCATCACGAAGATCACCAAATCTACGACCTCTGACAGGGCTTCGAAAAAGATCGAACGATTTCTGCAAGAACTGCACGATGACAGTGAAGAGCTAAGGAAAGAGACTCCAAACACAGCCACTGAAGACAATAAGGTGGCGATCAAGTTCCTCAAGCAGCGCAAGCGCAAGCTTTTAGCCAGCGTTTTCAAGGATATACAGCTGATGGGCTTTCAAACCAACGTCAGCGAGGATGTACTGGCTCAGCAAAGCTCGCTTCATCTAGTGCTTGCCAGAACGACACCTCTGGCTCTGAACGCCCCTACGGCTAATGCCCAAGCGGCCGATCAAGAGTTCCACAGGCTCTTACATATCATGCCCGCCGCTCGCGAAAGTGCCGTCAAGCATAATGAGGATCTTACGCCGGCTGAAATTGCCCGAGCGAAGTCACTCCTTGAGAGTATGCTTCAGATGACCTGCGAGCAACACGACAAGCTCCAAGCTTATCTCAAGAATGTGGCAGCTTTGCAAGTCGGTATCGAGCAGCTCAAGAATTTCGCCTCGGGCGAAGCAGCCCAGCTCGTAGAGTCAACACGGCGGTCGATCGAGTACTTCAAAGCAGAGACAGCATCACTGAGCGCTGTGCTACAAGCCACTATCCGATGCATCGATCATCAAGCCCAGCTTGCCGGTAACGACTACTCGCAGGCTATCGCGGAACTGACAAGTCACGATGCAGACTTAAGCCTCATTAGTACTGAGCTTGCCGCGCGACCTGATCTTCCCGCGGGCGTCAATGATGCATCTCTGAGATCGCTTGAGGACCGCTATTCGGCTTTTGTGAGTAGCACTATTCCTGACACTACTAAGTTCATCAGCGGCAAACACTCTGAACTGGAACCCGTTCTCTCACATTTGGTCAACTGGGCCAAGCCTTTGGACACAAGCGCGAAGAGCGTTGCGCACGAGGCGGGACAAGACGTACAGATCACGGCCCATGCTCTCGTACAAGCTCTAGAGAACCTGCGTATGTCTCATGCGCAAGTCACAACAGCTGCCAGCGAGAGCACCAAGAAGCGCCGTGGCAAGGAAGCTTGGCTACTTGAACAGTCGAGCCAGCAACAAGCCGGTATCGATATGCTCCAAATCGAGCAATTGTCTGATCACGTCACACAAATGCTTGCTTCGTTGGGTAATGTTGCGGACCCTGCCACAAACCTGGGCGAGGTCGCTGCCATCTGCTATAAGATCATCCCAATTCTGGATGCATATACCCAGATCTCGATTCGGTCGGTAGTCAATGCATGCGACCTTCACGCCGCTACCAGCAAGATGGCCTATCGGCTTGCGACGATGTTCACTCAGCTTGCCCGCCAGGGATTCTGCCAGCCTTCGGAAAAGTCACAAGACAACGAAAAAGACGCTGGTCAAGCTGAGAGTGGCACTGGGCTTGGCGAGGGCGAGGGTGGCGAAGACATCAGCAAAGATATCGGAGACAACGAGGACTTGTCTGAGCTTGCCCAAGATGCAACTTCGAAGGACAAGGAGGGCGAAACCGAGGCTGAGAAGGATGCGGTCGATATGGCTGATGAAGACTTGCAAGGGGGATTCGACGAAGAAACTGGCCCCGAGGACGAGGATGAAGCCAAAGAAGGAGATCAGTCTGATGCTGAAGTTGATGAAGAAGCAGGACACGTAGATGAAGACGATGGAGCTGTTGACGAGAAGACTTGGAACGACGAGAAGTCGGGAGAGCCAGAGAAAGAAGCCGATAAGGGTCAGGGCAACAAGACTGAAGATGTTGCGGCGGCTGGCGAGGAGGCCAAGAACGCAGAAGACGAGACACCTCAGGAGCAGGAGGAGGAGGACGACGCCGAGGCCGATGCTGACGCGGACGCCGGTGCTGACGAGGTCGACAACGAAGCAGAGCCCGGCCAGACCGAGAAGGCGGACCCACATATGGCTGATGAGCAGAACCTGGAGTTGCCTGACGATATCAACATGGATGGTGAAAAAGACGAGCTTAGTGAGATCTCTGATGACGACGGCGACGATCTCCAGAATGTGGACGATGCGGCTGCTGAGGATAATGACGAGGCTGTACGGGACGATGGCGACGTGGAGATGGGTGAAGACGAAGGAGATGAAGCTGAGGAGAATGGCGAGGCCACCGCACAAGAACAGGACGAACAAGCGCCTGAGAACGACGAGGATGACTCGAAGTCTGACGTTGCCATGTTGAACAAGCACGACACGGAACAAGATCATGCAGATTCCGCGCCCGCAGACGCTGGCCAGGGCCACGATCAAGAAGACAATGCGAAGAGCAATGGTACACTTTCGAACGCGGAACAAATGGAGCAGGAGAATGAACAAGAAGAAGCCAGTGCGCAAGATGGCACAGCCGAGGGTGGCAGCAGTCGGCAAGCAGACACTGCTAATGGGCAAGCAGAAGCCGGCCAGGAAGATCAGCAAACGCTTCCTTACAAGCAGCTTGGAGATGTGCTCAAGAAATGGTACGATCAACATCGAAACATCGAGGCTGCTAAGGACGCTACGGAGCCGACTGAGCAGACCGAAGAGCGTGAGGCCATGGATGATGCCCGCTTCGAGCATACCGATGATGCAGAGACCGAGATGCAGGCAACTGGTGCCGCTGATGCTGAGCAGTCTCGCGCACTTGATCAGCAGAATGCACAACCGATCGAGCAGGAAGATGATCGAGACAACGCCGCAGAGCTCAAGCATGACGCCGAGCAGGCCGTCGATCAAGATCAGGAAGATGTCGAAGGAGGCGGCGCTGACAGCAAAGGCGGAGACATGGTTTCAAGACAAGACAAAGCCATGGTTGGGCAGCCTACAGATGTTGACATGACCTGGCAAGACGAACTGCAGCAACATGAGACTGAGGATCTCGATGACATGGACCAGCAGCTAACGGCAACCCATCTGGACTCCGATCGACCAGACTTGCTCTCAATCGAGGACGCTCGTCGGGCCTGGAATGAACACGAGAGCAGAACCCGCAACATGGCCAT
It encodes:
- a CDS encoding Midasin, which encodes MDCRWDDALLGCSDLPRELLEIIRMGTDEQYLQALTRTALDPRHTYALLAHCEHIAPHICASLRALGSVPSSIATIGRLLPYAPYLTPYAIRLLSEEYSLGQNNDHEADLLYLLGLWRLLRVNHRVFRKYVTCADLTRALNHVCAPARYLIVRILQIHHEASDHWFETTLKHYLNDNIAELEGTWDERTINYRFLSLWEEDRHAKTLQLISEARLTRLVATSPGRTIPLELLHPSCALIGDILLPRASDKGTETDASFISTPTTSENLRRVARALKSSQPLLLTGLSGSGKTRLVHSAAQRLGKLDSMVTLHLNEQSDAKLLLGVYTTGTTPGSFLWKAGVLTTAVQEGRWVLIEDLDRAPKEVLGTLLPLIEKRQLLIPNRKETIHAAEGFRILATVRSNVNHHGEESKPLSHMLGVRHWQTVSIAMPAVSELSSIAQALFPSLGQLLPQFMAVYERLLDTRQRLAGQSKTGVARPISPRDLYKWCQRVSKLLDTRENFTSREADDIYLEALDCFVGALSPGPTRTSFSEVIAEELRVDPQRRDYLLDSREVQYNAEKTKIAIGRYSVPKFKHTKPGDGSFSTNPHSTRMLERVAAAVVNHEPLLLVGETGVGKTTAVQHLAHHLGKKLVPFNLSQQSEAGDLLGGFKPVNARTLLVPMKDDFDELFSESFSASKNKQFIDLLAKQTIKGNWKQVCKLWRQALKMVDQQRAASPPREGEGPAKKRKVDSKLAIDFARWDHFSQKVEVIERKLITSGDAFAFTFVEGNIVKALREGDWVLLDEINLASPDTLESIADLLDADAPSLLLTEAGEIERVKAHPDFRVFAAMNPATDVGKKDLPPGIRSRFTELYVESPDKDAKSLQSIVRAYLRQESAADASVPTDVTKLYQSIIALADANKLVDCAGQKPHFSLRTLTRTLSYAKHIQSMCSLRRALYEGFQMSFLTFLDVESVNLVQPLIEQHLFRRTNVAAELKKALRQPDDGRAHVQGHPRSKHWLRKGPNPLQEQQHYIITNFVERNLEKLVRASSTRRFPVLIQGPTSSGKTSMIEYLAKRTGHTFTRINNHEHTDLQEYLGTYVSGTDGRLQFQEGVLVKALREGHWIVLDELNLAPTDVLEALNRLLDDNRELLIPETQEVIRPHADFMLFATQNPAGLYGGRKTLSRAFRNRFLELHFDDIPVNELQEILHRRTQLPESRCRRIVGVYKELSILRQENRLFEQKSFATLRDLFRWALRPNDTLDQLAANGFMLLCERVRKSEERAALKSTIEKVMSEKGPKVRIDEEALYGEGAPEVHQYQHNATSPGVVWTRAMRRLYVLVARAIANNEPVLLVGETGCGKTTVCQMLADAVKQELHMINAHQNTETGDLIGSQRPIRNRAATEADLREKLLNSSNLRVSAHGAIHTTDALLTAYDQAITSAEPEQKARYTASTTHLEIQAARTRWKALFEWADGSLVHAMRNGDFFLLDEISLADDSVLERINSVLESSRTILLAEKGSLDSAVSAAPGFQFFATMNPGGDYGKRELSPALRNRFTEIWVPALSDMNDVLQIVRAKLTSVAHPHADAMVAFASWFKSRFDTSASASVSIRDTLAWIDFVNVFAKLDVAAAVVHGAAMVYIDTLGANPAGLITLTSQSIDDERKACLNKLGSLLDVDASVIYGHTFEITSNDAAFAIGPFSIPRPSGVSVANDTFTFNPPTTRSNAMRVVRALQLSKPVMLEGSPGVGKTTLVAAIAKAVNMPLTRINLSDQTDLLDLFGSDAPVEGAQTGTFVWRDAPFLRAMKNGEWVLLDEMNLASQSVLEGLNACLDHRGEVYIPELGQSFTRHQNFRLFAAQNPHHQGGGRKGLPASFVNRFTVVYAESLRHDDLLLICGGKFPDLDRQYLQQAVAFTTRLNEEVSHRKTFGASGGPWEFNLRDIERWLTLASSSRDLLRAGTFKDFITSLFLQRFRSASDQSRVTAIFSDIFGAAVQQADLFCNMSPQTLQVGLGLLPRNDLTATPQDLWLRSLAPNACTLEILQTIMLSVQQSWPVVLVGSSGSGKTKLIERLAACVGADVLTLGMSAETDALDLIGGYEQADPHRQASQALRSIHGKIESHCKALTSAGRPDESATVLSASLLLESGKSATHEELLHHLPAALSDNLRSDLRQLTDSTKAIDKARFEWIDGPLVDVLQEGKWLILDNANLCSPSVLDRLNSLLEPDGELIINEHCDVDGQARVLRPHPNFRIFLTVDPKMGELSRAMRNRAVELCLVTEHTYSPRELANTDGLDCESTMARFRAVKTAGLDQATHGPIRDHLSSRDEILVPALEQQLRDGLFAGSDGTIIQLPYVDASSQAEGQLQSYYGEAISHLQVPADYACVQTLHPLNNQPLVQHSQQAFAVALSLAAKYDTTSLYNTSYEAFNKLRMDRKSTERLARLWRSLYQGQSSSSKAKNNAVIDAIQHMLEPVELYLQQKVEPSDAVELSSLKAVIVKMLSFVQVFTQAVGLDGLDHAFLTACLIAGKDIYSHAKGSLSATAADLLEAFASAISRLTSTTEGSKGQGYDILWQTMRPDMPVSNDGLQAMLRFEAVVERFDNAMATFQLPLEQIVELRQAFCQTLALGSRAENDLDDLAAKATAVMPADTADQDNDHGTRGRPHFASSFEKICQHLALLSMREPLPSAIEITALEALALRKTKDSFGVLQNMTAVQRTLRLLRLSSNHSASSDTAGTLSREVLHSLSRTKSVDLRNMALLEDEAKHLGRSLASQAHRLQVDSVPILGACLRHLVSYARLQNLELPASLSVDFESESALQQSQAWTAFALACLDHFIPEQLFDPVQVAEIRSSVHHQAQNYLQTNLAALRQFRLLWTGKGDSLRARVLQDDLEALGPGPQTIQICRPQTSKLSQLHSEFQALLRVVQGLCQRGELLTTEPDLWQNLLVIRIRLSEQYRPYADLTTPVCGFIDCLLVARRLKSVAENETPAGSGDASLDSIVPLVNAIFPLHMSDEHFLKVREAHPSRQEQLFWLAAVGVRSGVASLSRASPAMQVAVENAFGDFYRAWKIELGSEQRLNAAKSSLFKYRGGDDDQDEVEQAQLNELFPTYEDGDNGTHQAAPDSGTRKAQDVAPRLAELYHAVYHASGTSPEKLFALLDDFAAIAASMPSKSSHTKDFTAVLCGLRRLAAKLAPTEEQSRKANVYTEANIQQSRVLVRIVHKLQHRFGTINKAWPEHATPMEVLRACDQILTLGHAEPLMRYLPSVEKLHATVNEWQKVASSEFSAATLLEEITNLIISWRKLELSTWHRMFGYEDEQCQRTAASWWFVAFEAIIVASEYAAQRPGALGQFTHDLVQTLGDFLTNCGLGEYSVRLRLLRDFEAALAIRAMHEPGFARVREAIANLISFYARFETTVAEQLSQRRAKLEKDIQNAVLVASWKDTNILTMKKSAKASHNKLFRVVRKYRQLLADPVTSIVQADFIMVKFETSETQASQVLDWNTDKPGAAPLAQPWLNSYAELLSKPEIIAQEFITKITKSTTSDRASKKIERFLQELHDDSEELRKETPNTATEDNKVAIKFLKQRKRKLLASVFKDIQLMGFQTNVSEDVLAQQSSLHLVLARTTPLALNAPTANAQAADQEFHRLLHIMPAARESAVKHNEDLTPAEIARAKSLLESMLQMTCEQHDKLQAYLKNVAALQVGIEQLKNFASGEAAQLVESTRRSIEYFKAETASLSAVLQATIRCIDHQAQLAGNDYSQAIAELTSHDADLSLISTELAARPDLPAGVNDASLRSLEDRYSAFVSSTIPDTTKFISGKHSELEPVLSHLVNWAKPLDTSAKSVAHEAGQDVQITAHALVQALENLRMSHAQVTTAASESTKKRRGKEAWLLEQSSQQQAGIDMLQIEQLSDHVTQMLASLGNVADPATNLGEVAAICYKIIPILDAYTQISIRSVVNACDLHAATSKMAYRLATMFTQLARQGFCQPSEKSQDNEKDAGQAESGTGLGEGEGGEDISKDIGDNEDLSELAQDATSKDKEGETEAEKDAVDMADEDLQGGFDEETGPEDEDEAKEGDQSDAEVDEEAGHVDEDDGAVDEKTWNDEKSGEPEKEADKGQGNKTEDVAAAGEEAKNAEDETPQEQEEEDDAEADADADAGADEVDNEAEPGQTEKADPHMADEQNLELPDDINMDGEKDELSEISDDDGDDLQNVDDAAAEDNDEAVRDDGDVEMGEDEGDEAEENGEATAQEQDEQAPENDEDDSKSDVAMLNKHDTEQDHADSAPADAGQGHDQEDNAKSNGTLSNAEQMEQENEQEEASAQDGTAEGGSSRQADTANGQAEAGQEDQQTLPYKQLGDVLKKWYDQHRNIEAAKDATEPTEQTEEREAMDDARFEHTDDAETEMQATGAADAEQSRALDQQNAQPIEQEDDRDNAAELKHDAEQAVDQDQEDVEGGGADSKGGDMVSRQDKAMVGQPTDVDMTWQDELQQHETEDLDDMDQQLTATHLDSDRPDLLSIEDARRAWNEHESRTRNMAIVLTEHLRLILQPTQATKMRGDFRTGKRLNIKKIIPYIASSYKRDKIWMRRSVPSKRSYQIMLAIDDSESMDESERKGLAFDTLALVSKAMSMLEVGELCIVGFGQTVNINHDFSMPFTSDTGAEVYRQFSFAQTKTDVHKLLEQSIDLFRTARLKASGSASDLWQLQLIISDGHCEDHPSIRQLVRQAHEEQIMVVFIVVDATAPATGAADQKQSIMDLKEARFTTVNGESELEMIRYLDHFPFRYYLIVRDVLELPSVLAGALRQWFSEVVESG